A stretch of the Actinotalea sp. JY-7876 genome encodes the following:
- the xylA gene encoding xylose isomerase encodes MVRKPTPEDRFSFGLWTVGWAARDQFGDATRPDLDPVESVHRLAELGASFVTFHDDDVVPFGSDDADRTRILDRFRGALDETGIKVEMVTTNTFSHPIFKDGAFTSNDRRVRRFALRKILRNVDLAAELGADTFVMWGGREGAEYDAAKDLFAAHQRYAEGIDTVAGYIKDKGYGLRIALEPKPNEPRGDILLPTIGHALGLISTLDNGDIVGLNPEVGHEQMAGLNFTTGIAQALWQGKLFHIDLNGQRSIKYDQDLVFGHGDLFSAFATVDLLENGFPSGGPRYEGPIHFDYKPSRTENMQGVWDSAAANMATYILLKERALAFRADPEVQEALEASGVFDLATPTLDEGETLEAFLADRSAFEDVNTDELGERGYHFVRLNQLALEHALGAR; translated from the coding sequence AAGCCCACGCCCGAGGACAGGTTCTCGTTCGGTCTGTGGACCGTCGGATGGGCCGCCCGCGACCAGTTCGGCGACGCCACGCGCCCCGACCTCGACCCGGTCGAGTCGGTCCACCGCCTGGCGGAGCTCGGCGCGTCGTTCGTGACCTTCCACGACGACGACGTCGTGCCGTTCGGCTCGGACGACGCCGACCGCACCCGCATCCTCGACCGCTTCCGCGGCGCGCTGGACGAGACCGGCATCAAGGTCGAGATGGTCACGACCAACACGTTCTCGCACCCGATCTTCAAGGACGGCGCGTTCACGTCGAACGACCGCCGCGTGCGCCGCTTCGCGCTGCGCAAGATCCTGCGCAACGTCGACCTCGCCGCCGAGCTCGGCGCCGACACCTTCGTCATGTGGGGCGGGCGCGAGGGCGCCGAGTACGACGCCGCCAAGGACCTCTTCGCCGCGCACCAGCGCTACGCCGAGGGCATCGACACCGTCGCGGGCTACATCAAGGACAAGGGCTACGGCCTGCGCATCGCGCTGGAGCCGAAGCCGAACGAGCCGCGCGGCGACATCCTCCTGCCCACGATCGGGCACGCGCTCGGCCTCATCTCGACGCTCGACAACGGCGACATCGTCGGCCTGAACCCCGAGGTCGGGCACGAGCAGATGGCGGGCCTGAACTTCACCACGGGCATCGCGCAGGCGCTGTGGCAGGGCAAGCTCTTCCACATCGACCTCAACGGCCAGCGCTCGATCAAGTACGACCAGGACCTCGTCTTCGGCCACGGCGACCTGTTCTCCGCGTTCGCGACGGTGGACCTGCTCGAGAACGGCTTCCCGAGCGGCGGCCCGCGGTACGAGGGCCCGATCCACTTCGACTACAAGCCCTCGCGCACCGAGAACATGCAGGGCGTCTGGGACTCGGCCGCCGCCAACATGGCGACCTACATCCTGCTCAAGGAGCGTGCGCTGGCCTTCCGCGCCGACCCCGAGGTGCAGGAGGCGCTCGAGGCGTCCGGCGTGTTCGACCTCGCCACGCCCACGCTCGACGAGGGTGAGACGCTCGAGGCGTTCCTCGCGGACCGCTCGGCGTTCGAGGACGTGAACACCGACGAGCTCGGCGAGCGCGGCTACCACTTCGTCCGCCTCAACCAGCTGGCCCTCGAGCACGCGCTCGGCGCCCGCTGA